In Apium graveolens cultivar Ventura chromosome 10, ASM990537v1, whole genome shotgun sequence, the following are encoded in one genomic region:
- the LOC141690746 gene encoding uncharacterized protein LOC141690746 produces MEKAFKLTKVKDDKKAQYASYYLKDEASYWWESSKALLERESISWETFLEMFLEKYLPSYMQDQLEMRFMDLRQEDMTVAEYEVKFSELARFVPEYVNTEAKKAKRFQTGLKPRIQSQMVLLKIRTYVVLVQKAMIVEGERDATKRESEGKKRIYEESEQDQGRSKFRGKFGRNAGSRNQRFQKFKPENGN; encoded by the coding sequence atggagaAGGCTTTTAAGTTAACAaaagttaaggatgataagaagGCGCAGTACGCGAGTTACTATCTTAAGGATGAGGCTAGTTACTGGTGGGAATCTTCTAAGGCGTTGCTTGAAAGAGAATCTATATCATGGGAAACGTTTTTAGAGATGTTCTtagagaagtatttgccaagttatatgcagGACCAGTTGGAGATGAGGTTTATGGatcttagacaagaggatatgACAGTGGCGGagtatgaggtgaagttttcagAGTTGGCCAGATTTGTGCCCGAGTATGTGAATACGGAAGCTAAGAAGGCCAAAAGATTCCAAACCGGACTTAAGCCAAGAATACAGAGTCAAATGGTTCTTCTAAAGATAAGGACTTACGTTGTTTtggtacagaaagctatgatcgtaGAAGGAGAAAGAGACGCAACTAAAAGGGAAAGTgaaggaaagaaaagaatttaTGAGGAATCAGAACAAGATCAAGGAAGATCtaagtttagagggaagtttggaaGAAATGCTGGAAGTCGGAACCAGAGGTTTCAAAAGTTTAAGCCCGAGAATGGAAATTAA